In Armatimonadota bacterium, a single genomic region encodes these proteins:
- a CDS encoding AAA family ATPase, translating into MDSKREIETLIRSKYPILYVVSYEERRVELALQAIASTLSRTLHTWSLTQGMKPVLGSGAKSTLSPELEALAQVYEAPDGTIVMLRDFHHYMRDPRVLRLLRDIAGRLREKKTSLILTGSPMELHPDIEKDVSLLNFPLPDGDEIGRLLDTAHASLPEEIRSQIALEPVERERIVKSAQGLTINEVEAVLARSIVESKKFDPAVIQKEKEQVVRKSGVLQYFQPDASLADVGGMSTLKDWLNQRTENFTDAAREFGIPAPKGILMLGVQGCGKSLTAKAIASLWNLPMLRLDVGSIFGQYVGQSEMQMRKALATAEAISPCILWVDELEKAFAGTRNSGDSGASSRVFATFLTWMQEKKSPVFIVATGNDVSALPPELLRKGRFDEIFFIDLPEQKEREDIFRIHIGKRKRDPKKFKLKVLAEASEGFNGAEIETCVVAALQRAFFQKRELTQADLAAEVEACVPLSVMMAEDISALRDWASMRARSAG; encoded by the coding sequence ATGGATTCAAAGCGCGAGATTGAGACGCTGATTCGGTCGAAGTACCCGATCCTCTACGTAGTTTCCTACGAAGAACGACGGGTGGAGTTAGCACTTCAGGCGATCGCATCCACGCTTTCGCGGACTTTGCATACGTGGTCGTTGACGCAAGGCATGAAGCCGGTTTTGGGTTCCGGGGCGAAGAGTACATTGTCTCCGGAGCTAGAGGCGCTGGCGCAGGTTTATGAGGCTCCGGACGGCACGATAGTGATGCTGCGGGATTTCCATCACTACATGCGCGATCCTCGGGTTTTGCGCTTGCTGCGCGATATTGCGGGGCGTCTGCGAGAGAAGAAGACTTCATTGATCCTGACGGGATCGCCGATGGAGCTCCACCCGGATATCGAGAAGGATGTGTCGTTGTTGAATTTTCCCTTACCGGATGGGGATGAGATTGGGCGGCTTTTGGACACTGCCCACGCATCCTTGCCCGAAGAGATTCGGTCTCAGATCGCGCTGGAGCCAGTTGAGCGCGAGCGGATTGTGAAGAGTGCGCAAGGGCTGACGATCAACGAAGTTGAGGCGGTTTTGGCTCGGTCGATTGTTGAGTCGAAGAAGTTTGATCCGGCGGTAATCCAGAAGGAGAAGGAGCAGGTTGTTCGGAAATCGGGGGTTTTACAGTATTTCCAGCCGGACGCCTCGCTGGCGGATGTCGGCGGAATGAGCACATTGAAAGACTGGTTGAACCAGCGCACGGAGAACTTTACGGATGCGGCTCGGGAGTTCGGGATCCCGGCGCCGAAGGGGATTTTGATGCTCGGCGTTCAGGGGTGCGGAAAATCTCTGACGGCGAAGGCGATTGCTTCCTTGTGGAACTTGCCAATGCTTAGGTTGGACGTTGGCTCAATTTTTGGCCAGTACGTTGGGCAGAGCGAGATGCAGATGCGGAAGGCTCTTGCAACGGCGGAGGCGATTTCGCCTTGCATTTTGTGGGTCGATGAGCTAGAGAAGGCTTTTGCGGGAACCCGTAACTCGGGGGATAGTGGGGCTTCCTCGCGAGTTTTTGCGACGTTCTTGACTTGGATGCAGGAGAAGAAGTCGCCGGTGTTTATTGTTGCTACCGGGAACGATGTTTCAGCTTTGCCACCAGAGCTTTTGCGCAAGGGACGGTTTGATGAAATCTTCTTTATCGACCTTCCGGAGCAGAAGGAGCGGGAGGATATTTTCCGGATTCATATTGGAAAGCGCAAGCGTGATCCCAAGAAGTTCAAGCTCAAGGTTCTGGCGGAGGCGAGCGAGGGTTTTAACGGAGCGGAGATTGAGACTTGCGTTGTTGCGGCGTTGCAACGGGCTTTCTTTCAGAAGCGCGAGCTGACACAGGCGGATTTGGCGGCAGAGGTCGAGGCCTGTGTTCCGCTGAGCGTGATGATGGCAGAGGACATCTCGGCATTGCGAGATTGGGCTTCGATGCGGGCTCGGTCGGCGGGTTAG
- a CDS encoding TIM barrel protein → MGFVLSAFADEIDADLGVQFEHLLAEGITLIDLRSAFGKNVMQLSDAEVLEVRRLAEDSGLGFNCVASPINKVAVAEGSADDELAKLVRASEIAGLLGINRIRIFSPDGDDWAVIEPWMAMQVGFAAENDLVLMHENDGKYYGSIPGNAQRLFETFGSPSFMAAFDFANSVQHGFFAMKDWFPWLLPHLETVHIKDAREDGKVVPAGEGVGQVRETLVWLKQQSWEGVLSIEPHLQFAGDRGGFSGTESFGIASRAIKGILEEL, encoded by the coding sequence ATGGGATTTGTGCTGAGTGCGTTTGCGGATGAGATTGATGCGGATCTAGGAGTTCAGTTTGAGCACCTTTTAGCGGAGGGCATCACGTTGATCGATCTCCGGTCGGCGTTTGGGAAGAACGTCATGCAGCTTTCGGACGCCGAAGTTCTTGAAGTTCGGCGTCTGGCAGAAGATTCGGGGTTGGGTTTCAACTGCGTGGCTTCGCCGATTAACAAAGTTGCGGTGGCGGAAGGGTCTGCCGATGACGAGCTTGCGAAACTGGTACGAGCCTCAGAGATTGCGGGATTGTTAGGGATCAATCGAATTCGCATCTTCTCGCCGGATGGTGATGATTGGGCGGTCATTGAGCCTTGGATGGCGATGCAGGTCGGCTTTGCGGCGGAGAACGATCTTGTGCTGATGCATGAGAATGACGGCAAGTACTACGGGTCGATTCCGGGGAATGCTCAGCGGTTGTTTGAGACGTTTGGTTCTCCGAGTTTCATGGCGGCGTTTGACTTTGCCAACTCTGTGCAGCACGGATTTTTCGCCATGAAGGACTGGTTTCCTTGGCTGTTGCCGCATTTGGAGACGGTTCACATCAAGGATGCGCGAGAAGACGGAAAGGTGGTTCCGGCGGGTGAAGGGGTTGGGCAAGTTCGGGAGACTCTCGTCTGGTTAAAGCAACAGAGTTGGGAGGGGGTGCTCTCGATTGAGCCGCATTTGCAGTTCGCGGGAGATCGGGGTGGATTCTCAGGGACTGAATCGTTTGGGATCGCCTCGCGGGCGATAAAGGGCATACTGGAGGAGCTATGA
- a CDS encoding Gfo/Idh/MocA family oxidoreductase → MSVVRFGVLGCGNISKSHCDAVVAATGAELVGVCDEVSAKLAARAAEYSVPGFTDFDELLKEVDAVLVCLPSGMHSEYTVRAAQAGTHVLTEKPLDITLVNGLRMVEAAESAGVRLGCISQHRFARDIRRLHDAAQSGELGTLLQGDSITKWYRSQSYYDSAGWRGTWAMDGGGALMNQSVHYIDMIQWIMGGVKAVQARTRTGMHNIEVEDSAMAMVEYNSGAMGVIQGSTSFYPGLSERLEVHGTKGTVVIEGDRAKVWVTKETAEHEPFGPAVLLGKDHQLDEDPTAPFHVQHGLQIQDFTNAILEDRAPFVTGRAALEPLKVILAIYESSRRGGERVELAELEG, encoded by the coding sequence ATGAGTGTGGTTCGGTTTGGGGTTTTGGGGTGCGGGAATATCTCGAAATCACACTGCGACGCGGTTGTCGCGGCGACAGGTGCCGAGCTCGTTGGAGTGTGCGACGAAGTTTCAGCGAAGCTCGCGGCTCGGGCAGCAGAATATTCGGTCCCTGGGTTTACCGACTTTGATGAGTTGCTGAAAGAGGTCGATGCGGTTTTGGTGTGTCTGCCCAGCGGGATGCACAGTGAATACACCGTTCGAGCGGCCCAAGCTGGCACGCATGTTTTGACTGAGAAGCCTTTAGATATCACGTTGGTCAATGGCCTGAGGATGGTCGAAGCCGCCGAGTCAGCCGGGGTCAGGTTGGGGTGCATCAGCCAGCACCGTTTTGCGCGGGATATTCGTCGGCTCCACGATGCGGCGCAGAGTGGCGAGCTAGGAACTTTGCTCCAAGGCGATTCGATCACGAAGTGGTACCGCAGCCAGTCGTACTACGACAGTGCCGGCTGGCGCGGAACTTGGGCGATGGACGGCGGCGGGGCTTTGATGAACCAAAGCGTTCATTACATCGACATGATCCAGTGGATTATGGGGGGAGTAAAAGCCGTTCAGGCCCGGACTCGGACGGGAATGCACAATATCGAGGTTGAAGACTCGGCGATGGCGATGGTGGAATACAACAGCGGAGCGATGGGGGTCATTCAGGGCTCGACTTCGTTCTATCCTGGATTGTCTGAGCGACTGGAGGTTCATGGCACCAAGGGCACAGTCGTTATTGAGGGAGACCGAGCAAAGGTTTGGGTGACCAAGGAAACAGCCGAGCATGAGCCATTTGGACCCGCTGTCCTCCTGGGCAAGGACCATCAGTTAGATGAGGACCCGACGGCACCATTCCATGTTCAGCACGGCTTGCAGATTCAAGACTTTACCAACGCGATCTTGGAGGATCGAGCTCCCTTTGTGACGGGTCGGGCGGCGTTGGAACCGCTGAAAGTCATATTGGCTATTTATGAGAGTTCCCGCCGGGGCGGGGAGCGAGTCGAACTCGCGGAGCTAGAGGGATAA
- a CDS encoding sugar phosphate isomerase/epimerase, which yields MRWAAQFYTLREHVKTASGLRTALQRVHEMGYEGVQISAVEAFEKEVSPEQLRDWLQEYNLVCCATHRPWENLLNKTDAEIKLHKTIGCTHIGIGMGPKKCFDGGAPAWREWLKDAQRVIDAFGAEGLNFCYHNHAVEFEDKGGKKAYDIMLTEADARLQFILDTYWIVHAGVDCADQISKMRGRVNVVHLKDKAVVKGEIRMAPVGRGNLAWHKILPALDAAGTQWGIVEQDDCYGEDPFDCLRQSLNYLQQTEKV from the coding sequence ATGAGATGGGCAGCACAGTTCTATACATTACGTGAACACGTTAAGACCGCTTCGGGTCTCCGCACCGCACTTCAGAGAGTGCATGAGATGGGCTATGAGGGCGTTCAGATTTCGGCAGTGGAGGCTTTCGAGAAAGAAGTCTCGCCCGAGCAGCTTCGTGATTGGCTACAGGAGTACAACCTGGTCTGTTGCGCTACTCACCGACCCTGGGAAAACTTGCTCAACAAAACAGACGCAGAGATCAAGCTCCACAAGACGATTGGCTGTACACATATCGGTATTGGAATGGGCCCTAAGAAGTGCTTTGACGGCGGCGCCCCCGCATGGAGAGAGTGGCTGAAGGATGCCCAGCGGGTGATCGACGCATTTGGAGCTGAGGGCCTCAACTTCTGCTATCACAATCATGCGGTCGAGTTTGAGGATAAGGGTGGAAAGAAGGCCTACGATATCATGCTCACTGAGGCTGATGCGCGGCTCCAGTTCATTCTTGATACCTATTGGATCGTCCATGCGGGTGTGGACTGCGCGGATCAGATCAGCAAGATGAGGGGACGCGTGAACGTCGTGCACCTCAAAGACAAGGCGGTTGTAAAGGGCGAGATCCGGATGGCTCCAGTTGGGCGCGGAAACCTGGCTTGGCACAAGATTCTTCCCGCTCTGGATGCCGCAGGGACTCAGTGGGGGATCGTTGAGCAGGACGACTGCTATGGCGAAGATCCTTTCGACTGTCTGCGACAATCTCTGAACTACTTGCAACAAACAGAAAAGGTCTGA